The genomic window ATCAAAAACAATTTTCTGCCCATTTAATGCTTGCTCACTTTTTGCAATACTGTCTTTGTCTAGCGATAATGAATCGTCGGCAACAGATTCTAAAAGCATACTATCTATCAATATATTTTTAGAATCTAACTTAGTCTCAGAAAATATTTTATCTGGAAGGATTTGTTTAAACCCAATAAAAGCAACCAGCGCTAACGCAACGATCGCAAAAGACTGAAAAAAATAAGACTTTGTATTCACTTAAATAATTATAATAAAATATGAGGAACTGCATTCAAAAATTAAACCAATTAAATTATGGTTAACTCACTGCAGAAAAAATTTGTGCAAAGATAGAATAACATTTTGTTTCTATTTCATTTTAACAAGAAAGTAGAACAAAAAAAAGAGGCTAGAAAAATTCTAACCTCTTGCCAAAAAAAAATAAAAAAAACAAAGCTAATGATTCACTAGATTTTTGATGTTTTTATTTAAAAGTACCTGTATAAAATAAACTATCCAAGCTTATTACCCTTTAATTAGAATGTTGTAGTACTGTTTGCTTGATACGCGAAATTAAAGGTATAATATCCAGATACAGAAGTTTCCGATGGTGTTGTTGGAGCATCTTTATAATAGCTTAATATTTCAAATTTTGCATATTTACCGTCATTAGTTTTTACAACAAAAACTTTACCAGCGATTGGAGAAATAACATGAGTTGTTGCATTATAGCTGTACCAACCGTTTCCGCTTCCCGTAGGAATTGCATATGCTGTAGCGCCATCTTGAACAAAAGTAGAGGCTGAAGGAAACAATGTTACTCCTGAAAATGTACCTGATACGATACTTACGGCACCAGATCCGGTTCTACTTGGCTCTGCATCAGCTTTTTTAGCTCCTCCATTAACCAGAATAGTAGTTTTACTAAAAGCAATATCCCATTTATCACCAGTAACCACTTTGTTTTCTGAGAAGCTGAACTTTGTAAATTCCGCTGAAGTTGCGTCTAAATTAGAAACTTTTGTAGTTACTACTGGTGCAACTTCATTTTTATCGTCATCGCTACTGCAAGATGCTGTAAAAATAAATAATGCTAAAAGCGAAAGTTTTAAGAATTTTGTTTTCATTTTGTAAAAGGTTTAAATAAATATTGATTAAAAATTATATTGAATTCGTGCAAAAAACTGTCTGCCTGCCAAGTTGCTAATTTGGCTAGGATCTGTAAAATCAAATAAATTATTGGCTCCTGCCTGAAGCATGAATTTATCTCCGATATATTTTGAAATTGACAGGTTTGTTAAGAAATAACCATCGATAAATGTGTCATATTTGTCAAGTATCTGATTACCGTTTGTATCAAACATTCCGTATTTACTTCTGTAAAAAACACGCAAGTTGATGTCGGTTTTTATTTTAGGGATAGTGTAGGCGAATTTAACATTGGCCGTATGTTTTGACCTGTTAAACAATCCGAAATAATCAGATTTTTTAATTTGAACGGTTTGTAAATCTGAGTTGCGGATGTATTGGTAATCTTCGAAATTATCCAAAACAGATTTGTCTTTTGCCGTTAAAAACTG from Flavobacterium sp. KACC 22763 includes these protein-coding regions:
- a CDS encoding HmuY family protein, encoding MKTKFLKLSLLALFIFTASCSSDDDKNEVAPVVTTKVSNLDATSAEFTKFSFSENKVVTGDKWDIAFSKTTILVNGGAKKADAEPSRTGSGAVSIVSGTFSGVTLFPSASTFVQDGATAYAIPTGSGNGWYSYNATTHVISPIAGKVFVVKTNDGKYAKFEILSYYKDAPTTPSETSVSGYYTFNFAYQANSTTTF